CGCATGGTTGCACCCAGCCTGCATGGCGTCGAGTCCGGCAAATGGGACTTTACGCAGATCGATACCAGTGACGTCCACGAGAAAGCTGTTCTGCTTCACCTATGGGACGAGGCGGACGCTCTCATTGAAGCCCGCTGGCCCCACCTGACGCGAGATGCGTTGCGGGGAGTCGTCCCGCCGCTGCCCCACCTCACGGCATTGCCCTACCTGGTGGAGAACGAGATTCACCACCGGGGGCAAGGCTTCGTATACCTGCGGCTGTTGGGTATCGAGCCGCCTGCTTTTTACGAAAGGTAGTGGACCCGGCGTATAGGGGATGATGGAAGGCGGGGATGAACCTGAAGCCAACGCACTTTACGCCGTCGACGGCGTGCTGTCGCTGTATACCACAGACCTGACAGACCAAAGTCGACGCTCCAGCTCCAGGACTACGCGGGCCAGCCCTGTTTGAGATGTCGTCTTTCTCATGTCATTAGACGTTTGAGCGCCCGACGCTGATCCTCCACAAATCGATCTCCCCGTGTGTCGGCCCCAATCGAGCAGCGACAATGCGGACATGAGTGACTCGCAGGAGGGGCTGACCTTCTACACCCAGCTCGCGCCGTGGTGGCCGCTGATCTCTCCACCCGGTGAATACGAGGAGGAGGCAGCGTTCAGCGCCACGATGCTCCGCACCGCCCGCCATCCCGTCCGCGACGTGCTCGAGCTGGGCAGTGGCGGCGGCCACAACGCAGTGCATCTCAAAGCGCACTTCCGCCTGACCCTGGTAGATCTGTCCGCGCAGATGCTGGAGCTGTCCCGTCAACTCAACCCGGAGTGCCAGCACCAGCAGGGAGACATGCGCTCGATCCGCCTTGACCGCACCTTCGATGCCGTATTCGTGCATGACGCCGTGGATTACATGACCTCTGAGCAAGATCTCCGGCTGGCGATGGAAACCGCGTTCATGCACTGCCGGCCCGGGGGCGTGGCGGTCTTCCTTCCGGATCAGACGCGTGAAACGTTCGAGCCCGGCAGCAGCTGCGGTGGGACCGACGGGCCGGACGGCCGGGGTGTCCGGTACCTGGAGTGGAATTGGGATCCGGATCCGTCCGATACGCGGGTGCAGACCGAGTACGCGTTCGTGCTCCGTAAGGCGGACGGGTCGGTGCGTGCAGTCCATGAAACGCATCACCTGGGCCTGTTCCGCCGGGAAGAGTGGCTGGCGTGGCTGGACGAGGTTGGATTTGAGCCACAACTGGTGACTGAAGTCACTACTGAGGAGCGAACGCCCAGAGACGTCTTCCTGGGCCACCGTCCTCAACCGTAACAACGTCTCCTGAGCTGGCAACCTGAACTGCACCGCAGGCGACCTGGACTTCCACTTCTTCTGGCCACCAGGGAGTGCTGTCTCCAGGTAGTGGACCCGCACCCTTTATCGGCGAGGTCCCTTCACCAGACGCCCACCGCCACACTCTCAACAGCTGTCAATCGTTTACACCGTGATGTTCACCATCCCCTGCAGGTACGCTTGCGCCTGCGATACCTCTAATTGCCAGAGGGTCGTCGCCGAGTACGGACGGAAGCCCAACTCCTCGTTGATGAGGCGCATCGCCGCGTTCGCGTCCGCGTTCTCCGTGCGGACAAAACGTGCGTCCCCATTCAGCGCCAACGCCCGCTGCAGCGCTACGGCCTTCAGCCAGCGGCCCAGCCCCAAACCACGGGCTTGATGCACCACCCCCGTCGCGCCCTGGGCCAGGATGCTCGGACGACCCGGGTGCCAGCTGAGTTCCGTGAACCCCACCAGGCCTGCGTCCGACGTCCGGCGCGCCACTCCCAGAACGCGTTGCCGCCCCGACGCATGAAAGTGGGCTTCGGCAGCCAGGAACTGCTCCACGGTCAGCCGGGTGTCCTCGACCTCCAGTTCACCGAGCGGCTGGTCATTCATGACCTGCGTCAGTTCCAGAAACGCCGTGACGTCCTCTTCGGGAACCGCGCCCTCCCAGACCTCAATGTTGTAGCCCGCCGCGCGTTCCTGTCCTTGGGTGATCCAGCGCTGCAGCAGGCTGGGATCGAGCTCGTGCACATCAAGCTGGTTCACTTGAGCGGCCAGTCCCGGCTTCGCTCCTGTCTGCCGCAGGGCCGTCTCACCGGCTGGGACACGCGAGTTGCTACTGACCATCAACATGGTTCGCCCATCGGCGTGCGCCGCATCCACGACCTTCTCTAGCAGGGCCCGGCCGATCCCCTGACGCCGGTACGTGGCGAGCACGCCCAGCTTGACCTGGGCCATATGCCGGTTCTGGTCCAGGCGCACCAGCGCGACGGTAGCGTCCGCGATCACGCGTTCTCCGTCGCGCACCACCCAGGCGGGCACCTCGACGAAAGCAGGAAGGTGTCGCAGAGAAGCGGCAACTTGGGATGGGGCGAGAGGAGGGTTGTCCGGCTGCCGTTCGTGAAGCTGGATGTTCTCAAAGACCGTGAGGGCCTCAATCAGGGAGTCAGGAGCGGTTCGCGGGTCGTAGGGCTCGAGATCCAGTCCGGCGGGGACTGGACGGTCGGTCACGGCTGGGTGAGGTGCGTTTCGGGTCATACTTCCTCCTCGGCGGGCTGTGTGCCGCGCCTGTGTGCATGTCAGTGCTGGTGCAGGTGGCCCGGGAAGGTCATCAGTACGAACGTAGCCTGCTTCGCGTCCGCGGCGTCGTCGCCGGTGTCAAGTTCGGTCAGGATGCGGTCCAGGGCGGCCTGGGCCCGCTGGTACTGCTCGGGGGTCAGGCGGACGGCACGCAGCCGCATCGCGGGCGGGTACGGGCCTTCGGGCGCAGCGGACCCGTCCGCCGGGTGATGAGTGCCGAGCCTCACCGTGAGGTCTGTACCGCCCTCGTTGGGGGCTTGAGGGTCCTGCCGTGCCTGCCAGGCGAGGATGGCGTGGGCGTACGCATTCGTGATTTCCTGCATGACCGGCTCGATCAGCGTGAGGGGTTCATCCAGTCGGACGAGCGCGCGCGGGACGTGGAAGGTCTCTGCGACCGTCTGGTACAGGACGCGTTTGCCCTGGTGTCCCGCGACGCGCAGAAGGCCGCTGTCGGTGAGTTTGCGGACGTGGTACGCGACGCGATTGGCGGGTTCTGCGAGCGCGTGAGCGGCCTGGCTGGACGTGCCGGGTTGCATGAACTTCTCCAGCAGGCGTGCCCCGTACGTGAAGTCCAGCAGGGCCTGCGCCTGTGCAGGGGTCGCCACTTGGAACGGGGTCGCCGGGGGATCGGTCATGTCGGCATTGTGCGCGAGTGAAATTTCAATAGAAACCTGAGTTTCTGAAAACAGCGCAAGTCCGGTGCTCCCTGAGTTCGGCCTGTGCCTGCAATGGCAGACCGTACCTGGCCTCATCACTTCATTGTGGTGGGAACCTTTGGACCGTCGGATCCCGCCACAATCGTTGCAATGAACGGGGCTGAAGGGTGCCGGACGGCACTTATTGCCTTCCGACCGGCAATCGAACACGAAAAGAAGCGAATCGTTGCCCGCCACCAGACAGGGTGACGAACCGTTCCTGACACGCCTCGGAAGCTTCAAAGAAGCGATCGATTCCCGTGCCAGCCCAGCCGTCCTCACTTCATCAGCTGGGCCAACAACGCCTGAAGTTGCGCTATCAGCTGCTCAGAGGAAGGCTTTGACGACTCCTCCACCGGCGGGCCTGCCAGCAACTGATGGAGCGGAAGCGCTGCCGAACGCCTCTGGTCCTCGTACAGATGCGTGTACACGCTCAGGGTGAACGACACGTCGGCATGCCCGAGACGATAACTGACTACCTTCGCCGAGATGCCCTGCCGAATCAACAGGCTCGCCGAGGTATGCCTGAGGTCGTGAAAGCGGATCCGTGGCACGCCAGCCTGCCGGCCCAGTTGATGGAACGATCGGGCCACATTGGAGTGATCCAGCCGCTCCCCACTCAAGCAGACGAAGACGGGATAGCGAACCCGGCGGGGTCCGAACCACTTCTCGTCTTCCACAAGGTGCTCCACCAGCACCTCGACGACGTCCTCACTCAACCGGATGCAGCGGTGCCCGGCCCGGGTTTTCGATTCGCCCAGCATCCATGCTCTCGTGATGTCCCGGATGTAGTTCCGGCTGACGACCAGGTCGGCCTTTTCAAGGTCGACGTCTCCCCAGGACAAGCCAGTCAGCTCCCCATCCGCATGCCTGTCCCCAGGGCCAAACAGAAGAAGGAATGGAGCCGGTGTCCCCTGGCGTGGTCCACGAAGTGCTGGGCTTCACCCGGGCTCCAGACTTTCATCTCCTTAGGGTAGGTTCTCGGCGTCCGGACCAGGAAAGCTGGATTGGAAGACAGCACTCCCCACAACACGGCTTGCCGCAACGCCATTCGCAAGGTCTGCAGTGACGAGGCCAGGCTCTTGGCGGTGCTGAGTTCCTGATCCAGACGCAGAGCGAAGGCTTCCTGAATCAGGAGTGGGCTCAGCGTCGCGAGCGGCTCGTTCCCGATGTGCGGCACCAGATGCAGCAGTGCTTTCAGGTGCGAGCGGTACGTGTTCGGCCGGAGGTCACGCAATGCCGCCGCGAGTAGGCTAATCGCGCTTCGGTCGATATGCACATTTTCGGCCGTGCGCTCTGGCAGCACTCAAAGGGTCAGCCAATGTAGCCCGTGCACTCCATCTCCTGACCGCCCAGGCTGAAGAGCAAGGTCCTTCCACTTTGCCTGTACGTTTCAGCGTCGAACAGGCTGACCTGCAGATGCCCCAGCCCAGAAAGAGGGTGATCTTGATAATCCATTGTTCCAAGGCACGAACAAGGCGCGCGGCTCTCTGTGTAGCAGGACAATAAAGAAAAAACTTCCTCCTAGAGGAAGTTTTTTGTGGTGTGCCCGAAGGGATTCGAACCCCTGGCCTTCTGATCCGTAGGTGGAAGCCCCTGCAAGCCGCTTAATGTCTCTTGGTGCCTGTTTGCATCTCCTCCCCGTGTTACACGGCATCCAACTCTTTCCGTGGTGCCCGTTAATGACCGAACCATCCCACCATCTGTCATTCGAGTAAGGCACGGACAAGGCACGCCTCCCTCAGAGCCACCAGCAATTGCTGGGCCAAGTGATCTCTTATGGGCCGCAACTCAGCACCTGACACTTTGCGGGGAATGGCGTCCTGGACGCAGTGCGGCATGACACAGGGCGGTATCTGGGTCTGTGACGATCCCCGATACTGCCCGACTGCATGCTGACACGCTGGCCGGTCACCTGAAAGCCCACCTGCCTCATCGCCGCCTCGATGCCCTAAGGCGGCTCGCGGAAGTGCTCCTGGCACTGCTCCAGGCGGAGTCTACGCTGCACCGCAAGCTTGCGCTCCATCTGCCCAGGGACGCCACGATGGAATCCAAGACCCGCACGGTGGCACGGGTCTTCCACGACGCTCAACTGACCCCGCAGGACGTCACAGACGTCCTGCTTCCCCTGCTCCCTGAGGGCAAACTCACCGTGATCATGGACCGCACCACCTGGCATGACGGCCAGACGCCGCTGAACATCCTCGTTCTGGGGGCCATCCTCGGGGGCGCGGTCATCCCCCTCGTGTGGTCGATCCTGCCGCATCAAGGGAACAGCAGCACCGCGGCCCGCATCCTCCTGCCCCGCTCGCCTGCTCAACGTGCTGCCTGCCAGGCGCTGGGCGTGTTGATCGCCGACCGGGAGTTCGTAGGTCAGGAGTGGTGCAATTTCCTGCGCTGGAAACGCATCCGGCAGTGTCTGCGCATCCGGGAGAACACCCGCATCGAGGATGAGCTGGCCCGGGAGCTGTTCATCACGCTGCAACCGGGTGAAGTCTGCACGCTCTTCGAGCGCACCTGGGTGTACGGCGGATGGATGCACGTGGTCATCACCCTGTCCCCCGCGGGGAACAGGGTGATCGTCGCCTCAGATTTGCCTGTCCTGGACGTCCTGGAGACCTTCCGTCGCCGGTGGGGGATCGAGTCCGCGTTCTCGTCGTTGAAGGCCCGCGGTCTGGACCTGGAGGCCACGCACATGACAGCCCCTGACCGGATTGCCCGATTGTTCGGGCTGCTGTGTGTCGCGCTGGCATGGATGGCCCGGGTGGGCGCGCAAACCGTGCAACAGAGCCCATCGCGGCGGGACAACCGGGGACGGGCGGTGGTGAGTCAGGTGCGCATCGGGTGGCAGGTGCTGAGTCAGGCCGTGCGGTGGGGCGGGGAGGCCTTCTGGGACTGCTTTGAGCTGCTTAGTACGCCTTTCCCGCCCACACACACGCCAACTTCCCGAAGTGTCAGGTGCTGAGGGGCCGCAAGATGCGGCGACCTTAGTCAAAGCTCCCGCAGGAGATCTAAGCGGTCATATGCGCGAGGTCAGTCGAGGAGGAGATAGTCGAAACGCTGGCAGTTCAGAATTTTCGCTTCCTTACCTACTTGTAGCCGAGGCGGGGGTATGCGGCACCTCAGAGAACACCAATCTCATTGGCCCCATCATCCTTACCTGTCTACTGAGCGCGTCTAACAGTCTTATTTGAAATAATTAAGGGTACATATGGAGTAGACTCCACATAAACCCCATGGACGTCTGCGAATACTGTCAGCACTTTCCTTTCAACGAACAGGATATCCTCTGTCCTTCGTGCGGCGCTCCTCGCACACTCCATCTTCCCTCCGGCACAGTTCTCGCCGACGGACGCTTCACCATCAAAAACGTCATCGGCCAGGGAGGCTTCGGAGTTACCTACCAAGGCACCGACGCACTTCTCGCACGCAACATTGCGATCAAGGAGCTTTTCCCGACTGGGTCGCTGCGTACACAGAACGTCCTCGTGACACCCTCAACGGCACCCGCCATCTTCGAGCAGCAGAAGGTTGGCTTCATCAATGAATTCCGGGTCCTTGCCAGATTCAGCCACCCCGGCATCGTTCGCGTTCATGACGTCCTTGAAGAGAATGGCACCGCCTATGCCGTTATGGAGCTCCTGTCCGGCGAAACCCTTGCCCAGCGAATTGCCCGACAGTCGCGCCTGCCCCCTACCCGCGTCCACACCATCGCACGTACTATCACCAAGACACTGGCCGTCATCCATACCGAGCGCGTTCTGCACCGCGACATCAAGCCAGATAACATTTACCTTACTGCCGACAAGCGCATCGTTTTAATCGACTTTGGCTCTGCTCACGCGCTGGCTGCGCCGACTGGTCGCGCCGATCTGCTTGTAAGCCATGGATACTCTCCCTTGGAGCAGTACGGCACTAACAGCGAACTCGGCCCCTACACGGACCTCTATGCCCTCGCAGCCACGTCCTACCATGCCCTCGTCGGGGCATCACCTCCACCCGCCCACGAACGTGGCCGAGGTGCTGACCTTCGCCCTTTCCCTGATGATCTTCCAGACGGGCTGCGCCGCTTTCTCGATGACGCATTGAAACTGAGCATCCCCGAGCGGCCCTCCTCAGCGGCCGCTGCACTGCGCCTGCTAACCAACACACGCCGCACCACGATCAGCACGTCCCGCGGTGATCACTCCAGCATTGATCTCGCCCCAGGCGACAACCTTACGTTCGCACTCCAAACAGCACCCGCGAACGCGGTGCTACGGCTTGCGCCCGGCGAATATGTCATCAGCACCCCTCTTCAGGTCAACCGAGCAGTCTCCCTGAATGGCGCTGGCCCAAACACCACGCGAGTCGTCGGCCCAGGCCTTCAAAGTGTCGTGCATGTCTTAGGAACGGCTACGTTCACCGCAAACGGCGTGACCTTCACACAGCCAGACGGCAGCTTGGCTCCCACCATCTTGGCTGTGGACAATTCGAGGCTCACACTCATCGACTGTCACGTCCAGGGTGGCTCCCTGAGCGAGGATGAAGAGGCGCACGGCGTCACTATTGGCGGGCATGCTGCCGCTCGACTTGAACGGTGTGACATTTCCGGTAATGGCGGCAATGGCGTGTACCTGCACGGTCAAGCCCAAGCAGTCATTGAGCACTGCATTGTCCACCACAACAGCATGAATGGCATTCAGTTCGCAGAAGGCTCCACGGGAAGCGTCTCCCGGAGCAGATGCCAGGACAATGAAGTTGATGGCTTCTCCATCATTGGCACTGCCAAGGCGGAACTCAGGGAGAACACCTGCACCGGCAATGCCGAGGCAGGCATCACCTTCCTTGACTCCGCCCAAGGGTCCGTTTCAGCAAACACCTGTGAAAGCAACATCCTCAGTGGCCTGTGGATCGGAGGCGAAGCTCACCCAACGTTGCAGGACAACACCTGCCGGAACAACACCCATGCTGGAATACTCTACGCAGACCATTCCAGCGGGCTAGCCCAAGGCAACACCTGCGAGAACAACACCGACCACGGCATCAGTGTCCAGGACAACGCGCAACCCACCCTCGAGCACAACACCTGCCAGGCCAATAAAAATGCAGGCATCGCCTA
The sequence above is drawn from the Deinococcus malanensis genome and encodes:
- a CDS encoding site-specific integrase produces the protein MSWGDVDLEKADLVVSRNYIRDITRAWMLGESKTRAGHRCIRLSEDVVEVLVEHLVEDEKWFGPRRVRYPVFVCLSGERLDHSNVARSFHQLGRQAGVPRIRFHDLRHTSASLLIRQGISAKVVSYRLGHADVSFTLSVYTHLYEDQRRSAALPLHQLLAGPPVEESSKPSSEQLIAQLQALLAQLMK
- a CDS encoding class I SAM-dependent methyltransferase, producing MSDSQEGLTFYTQLAPWWPLISPPGEYEEEAAFSATMLRTARHPVRDVLELGSGGGHNAVHLKAHFRLTLVDLSAQMLELSRQLNPECQHQQGDMRSIRLDRTFDAVFVHDAVDYMTSEQDLRLAMETAFMHCRPGGVAVFLPDQTRETFEPGSSCGGTDGPDGRGVRYLEWNWDPDPSDTRVQTEYAFVLRKADGSVRAVHETHHLGLFRREEWLAWLDEVGFEPQLVTEVTTEERTPRDVFLGHRPQP
- a CDS encoding helix-turn-helix transcriptional regulator, translating into MTDPPATPFQVATPAQAQALLDFTYGARLLEKFMQPGTSSQAAHALAEPANRVAYHVRKLTDSGLLRVAGHQGKRVLYQTVAETFHVPRALVRLDEPLTLIEPVMQEITNAYAHAILAWQARQDPQAPNEGGTDLTVRLGTHHPADGSAAPEGPYPPAMRLRAVRLTPEQYQRAQAALDRILTELDTGDDAADAKQATFVLMTFPGHLHQH
- a CDS encoding transposase translates to MTIPDTARLHADTLAGHLKAHLPHRRLDALRRLAEVLLALLQAESTLHRKLALHLPRDATMESKTRTVARVFHDAQLTPQDVTDVLLPLLPEGKLTVIMDRTTWHDGQTPLNILVLGAILGGAVIPLVWSILPHQGNSSTAARILLPRSPAQRAACQALGVLIADREFVGQEWCNFLRWKRIRQCLRIRENTRIEDELARELFITLQPGEVCTLFERTWVYGGWMHVVITLSPAGNRVIVASDLPVLDVLETFRRRWGIESAFSSLKARGLDLEATHMTAPDRIARLFGLLCVALAWMARVGAQTVQQSPSRRDNRGRAVVSQVRIGWQVLSQAVRWGGEAFWDCFELLSTPFPPTHTPTSRSVRC
- a CDS encoding right-handed parallel beta-helix repeat-containing protein, whose translation is MDVCEYCQHFPFNEQDILCPSCGAPRTLHLPSGTVLADGRFTIKNVIGQGGFGVTYQGTDALLARNIAIKELFPTGSLRTQNVLVTPSTAPAIFEQQKVGFINEFRVLARFSHPGIVRVHDVLEENGTAYAVMELLSGETLAQRIARQSRLPPTRVHTIARTITKTLAVIHTERVLHRDIKPDNIYLTADKRIVLIDFGSAHALAAPTGRADLLVSHGYSPLEQYGTNSELGPYTDLYALAATSYHALVGASPPPAHERGRGADLRPFPDDLPDGLRRFLDDALKLSIPERPSSAAAALRLLTNTRRTTISTSRGDHSSIDLAPGDNLTFALQTAPANAVLRLAPGEYVISTPLQVNRAVSLNGAGPNTTRVVGPGLQSVVHVLGTATFTANGVTFTQPDGSLAPTILAVDNSRLTLIDCHVQGGSLSEDEEAHGVTIGGHAAARLERCDISGNGGNGVYLHGQAQAVIEHCIVHHNSMNGIQFAEGSTGSVSRSRCQDNEVDGFSIIGTAKAELRENTCTGNAEAGITFLDSAQGSVSANTCESNILSGLWIGGEAHPTLQDNTCRNNTHAGILYADHSSGLAQGNTCENNTDHGISVQDNAQPTLEHNTCQANKNAGIAYLGEATGTARGNTCENNTLSGIIVAGNAQPTLEDNTSRANMQSGIV
- a CDS encoding GNAT family N-acetyltransferase; this encodes MTRNAPHPAVTDRPVPAGLDLEPYDPRTAPDSLIEALTVFENIQLHERQPDNPPLAPSQVAASLRHLPAFVEVPAWVVRDGERVIADATVALVRLDQNRHMAQVKLGVLATYRRQGIGRALLEKVVDAAHADGRTMLMVSSNSRVPAGETALRQTGAKPGLAAQVNQLDVHELDPSLLQRWITQGQERAAGYNIEVWEGAVPEEDVTAFLELTQVMNDQPLGELEVEDTRLTVEQFLAAEAHFHASGRQRVLGVARRTSDAGLVGFTELSWHPGRPSILAQGATGVVHQARGLGLGRWLKAVALQRALALNGDARFVRTENADANAAMRLINEELGFRPYSATTLWQLEVSQAQAYLQGMVNITV
- a CDS encoding DinB family protein — protein: MTRPHESSGVFTADEMLHHWRGHRALTRRTIERFPDEHLFTFTPGAPLRTFGEMMLETVRMVAPSLHGVESGKWDFTQIDTSDVHEKAVLLHLWDEADALIEARWPHLTRDALRGVVPPLPHLTALPYLVENEIHHRGQGFVYLRLLGIEPPAFYER